A genomic window from Salvia hispanica cultivar TCC Black 2014 chromosome 5, UniMelb_Shisp_WGS_1.0, whole genome shotgun sequence includes:
- the LOC125190141 gene encoding 40S ribosomal protein S2-4-like, giving the protein MADRGGDRGGFGRGFGGRGRGGDRGGRGRGRRPRREAEEEKWVPCTKLGRLVRDGKIKSLEQIYLHSLPIKEYQIIDLLVGPSLKDEVMKIMPVQKQTRAGQRTRFKAFVVVGDSNGHVGLGVKCSKEVATAIRGAIILAKLSVIPVRRGYWGNKIGKVHTVPCKVTGKCGSVTVRMVPAPRGSGIVAARVPKKVLQFAGIDDVFTSSRGSTKTLGNFVKATFDCLLKTYGFLTPDFWRETRFTKSPFQEYTDLLAKPTAKIVHVVDDVDA; this is encoded by the exons ATGGCCGACAGAGGCGGAGACAGGGGCGGGTTCGGGCGCGGATTCGGCGGTCGCGGCCGCGGTGGAGATAGGGGAGGGCGTGGACGTGGACGGCGCCCTCGGCGCGAGGCAGAGGAGGAGAAGTGGGTGCCGTGCACGAAGCTCGGGCGATTGGTGAGGGACGGAAAGATCAAATCACTTGAGCAGATCTACCTGCATTCCCTCCCAATCAAGGAATACCAAATCATAGACCTCCTGGTGGGGCCATCCCTCAAGGACGAGGTCATGAAAATCATGCCTGTCCAGAAGCAGACGCGTGCTGGGCAGAGGACAAGGTTCAAGGCGTTCGTGGTCGTCGGAGATAGCAACGGCCACGTCGGACTGGGGGTAAAGTGCTCCAAGGAGGTGGCCACCGCAATCCGCGGCGCAATTATATTGGCGAAGCTGTCTGTGATTCCAGTGAGGAGAGGGTACTGGGGAAACAAGATCGGAAAGGTCCACACCGTGCCTTGCAAGGTCACCGGCAAGTGTGGCTCTGTCACTGTGCGGATGGTGCCTGCTCCCCGTGGATCCGGTATTGTCGCTGCTCGCGTGCCCAAGAAGGTCCTCCAATTTGCCGGAATTGATGATGTCTTTACTTCCTCCCGTGGATCTACAAAGACTCTTGGAAACTTTGTCAAG GCAACTTTTGACTGTTTGTTGAAGACCTATGGGTTCTTAACTCCAGATTTCTGGAGGGAGACTAGATTCACAAAATCCCCATTCCAAGAGTATACCGACCTGTTGGCTAAGCCCACAGCCAAGATTGTCCATGTTGTTGACGATGTTGATGCTTGA
- the LOC125188679 gene encoding UBP1-associated protein 2B-like produces the protein MAKKRKTPSSLHTNEHKQAVVREEAKVLEKEEEEEESSNEEEIGESSSSEEELESESEDGEEEESSSAEEEEEGEDEASKQEALRELLEPFGKSQIIDLLKEAAVKDPKLLPKIVQKADSDPAHRKIFVFGLGWDATAEQLVQAFKSFGEIEESKLITDKNTGRAKGYAFVMFKTRAAAKKALKVPQKRIGNRTVTCQLAAIGASSGTVVAEGGNNRKMYVANVAPHVSFEKLKAFFGRFGEIEEGPLGVDPVTNKFKGFAIITYKSTEGYKKAMEEPIKVVENCQLHCKKFVENFANNSSGQTSNSSVNPAATDVNYSNLGMNTGMLGANLNAGGFLMAQNPGIGLAGNALLAAGYDQAGLAASIFGASLSGNYGINSISPTVMGRYGAQEAYNGLGMYQNSQTGLSSIGTMGTTTTATAVTKVPTSGGSASTTFP, from the coding sequence ATGGCGAAGAAACGAAAAACTCCATCGTCTCTGCATACGAATGAACATAAACAGGCAGTAGTTCGTGAAGAAGCAAAAGTCttagaaaaagaagaagaagaagaagagtcCTCTAATGAGGAAGAAATCGGAGAGTCTTCCTCATCAGAAGAGGAGTTGGAATCAGAATCCGaggatggagaagaagaagaatcttCTTCagctgaagaagaagaagaaggagaggatGAGGCATCAAAGCAAGAAGCTCTCCGGGAATTATTGGAACCTTTTGGAAAATCCCAAATCATAGACCTTCTCAAAGAAGCGGCAGTGAAGGACCCTAAACTCCTCCCTAAAATTGTGCAGAAGGCAGATTCTGACCCCGCCCACCgcaaaatatttgtttttgggcTCGGTTGGGATGCCACCGCCGAACAGCTCGTCCAGGCATTCAAGTCCTTTGGTGAAATCGAAGAGAGCAAGTTAATCACCGATAAGAACACTGGGCGTGCTAAAGGATACGCCTTCGTGATGTTCAAGACGCGAGCCGCAGCAAAGAAGGCTCTCAAAGTTCCCCAGAAGAGGATCGGGAACAGGACCGTCACGTGCCAGCTGGCAGCGATTGGTGCCTCTTCTGGAACAGTGGTAGCCGAGGGAGGAAATAATAGGAAAATGTATGTGGCAAATGTAGCGCCCCATGTAAGCTTCGAGAAGCTCAAAGCGTTTTTTGGGAGGTTTGGAGAGATCGAGGAAGGACCATTAGGGGTGGATCCTGTTACAAATAAGTTCAAAGGATTCGCCATTATAACTTACAAGTCAACGGAAGGTTACAAGAAAGCGATGGAGGAGCCAATTAAGGTGGTTGAGAATTGTCAATTGCATTGCAAGAAATTTGTTGAGAATTTTGCCAACAATTCGTCTGGGCAGACTAGTAACAGTAGTGTGAACCCTGCGGCTACTGATGTTAACTACAGTAATTTGGGGATGAACACAGGTATGTTGGGAGCAAATTTGAATGCGGGCGGGTTTTTGATGGCGCAGAATCCAGGGATTGGATTGGCAGGGAATGCTTTATTAGCAGCAGGGTATGATCAAGCAGGTTTAGCTGCTTCAATATTTGGTGCATCATTGAGTGGTAACTATGGGATCAATAGCATAAGTCCTACAGTGATGGGCCGCTACGGGGCGCAAGAAGCTTACAATGGATTAGGAATGTACCAGAATTCGCAGACAGGGTTATCATCTATAGGCACAATGGGAACAACAACCACAGCTACCGCAGTAACAAAGGTTCCTACAAGTGGTGGATCAGCATCAACAACGTTTCCATAG